The following are encoded in a window of Bacillus sp. SORGH_AS_0510 genomic DNA:
- a CDS encoding polysaccharide deacetylase family protein, whose amino-acid sequence MKKVSIFLIICLGAWISVNNPIVNKYVSSLRDSTLPAAKQSDPLYQDIVKKAPTYEIPPTDAKVDRVWKAIPGYNGIKVDIDASYKSMKSKGVFDEKKLQFTQVKPKIHLKDLPPTPIYKGHPDKPMVSFIINVAWGNEYLPSMLATLKRHNVSASFFLEGNWVKKNPDVAKMIVSAGHEVGNHSYSHPDMKRLTAAQSREQITKTNSIIEAATGEKPVWFAPPSGSYRDETIRVADELNMLTVMWTVDTVDWQKPSPDVLINRVMSKIDKGSMVLMHPTESTAKSLDRLITLIEEKNLEIGTVSELMSEERILK is encoded by the coding sequence ATGAAAAAGGTTAGCATTTTTTTAATTATTTGTTTAGGTGCATGGATTTCAGTAAATAACCCTATAGTAAACAAATATGTATCCTCTTTAAGGGATTCAACACTTCCAGCAGCGAAGCAGTCTGACCCTCTATATCAAGATATAGTAAAAAAAGCTCCTACATATGAAATACCACCTACCGATGCGAAAGTGGACAGGGTTTGGAAGGCTATTCCTGGATATAACGGGATTAAAGTAGATATTGACGCCTCTTATAAAAGTATGAAGAGTAAAGGCGTTTTCGATGAGAAGAAATTACAATTTACTCAAGTTAAACCTAAAATCCATTTAAAGGATTTACCACCAACCCCAATTTATAAAGGTCATCCAGACAAACCAATGGTTTCGTTTATCATTAATGTCGCTTGGGGAAATGAATATTTACCATCAATGCTTGCTACATTAAAGAGACATAATGTGTCGGCTAGCTTTTTCCTCGAAGGAAATTGGGTTAAAAAGAATCCGGATGTGGCGAAAATGATCGTAAGTGCTGGTCATGAAGTAGGAAATCATTCCTATTCTCATCCGGACATGAAGAGGCTTACGGCTGCACAGTCGAGGGAACAAATAACGAAAACCAACAGTATTATTGAAGCGGCGACAGGAGAAAAGCCAGTCTGGTTTGCTCCTCCTAGTGGCAGTTATCGTGATGAGACGATTAGAGTGGCAGATGAATTAAATATGCTAACTGTGATGTGGACAGTGGATACAGTAGACTGGCAAAAGCCCTCCCCTGATGTGCTGATTAACCGAGTTATGTCCAAGATTGATAAAGGCTCAATGGTTCTTATGCACCCAACAGAATCAACGGCAAAATCTCTAGATAGGCTCATTACTCTAATCGAGGAAAAGAATTTAGAAATTGGCACGGTATCAGAATTAATGAGCGAGGAAAGAATTTTAAAATAA
- the rbfA gene encoding 30S ribosome-binding factor RbfA has protein sequence MSHRANRVGEQMKKELSDIIGRKIKDPRIGFVTVTDVQVTGDLQQAKVFISVLGDDEQKENTLKGLAKAKGFIRTEIGHRIRLRKTPEIIFEWDESIDYGNRIETLLHQLHTDDDKPMEKNDEE, from the coding sequence ATGAGCCACAGAGCGAATCGTGTTGGAGAACAAATGAAAAAAGAACTTAGTGACATCATCGGCCGTAAGATAAAAGATCCTCGGATCGGCTTTGTGACGGTTACTGACGTTCAAGTAACAGGGGATTTGCAACAAGCAAAAGTATTTATTTCTGTGTTAGGTGACGATGAACAAAAGGAGAATACGTTAAAAGGCTTAGCGAAAGCAAAAGGCTTTATCAGGACAGAAATTGGCCACCGTATTCGCCTGCGAAAAACACCTGAAATTATTTTTGAATGGGATGAATCAATCGATTATGGAAATCGAATTGAAACACTTCTACATCAATTGCATACGGATGATGATAAACCGATGGAAAAGAATGACGAAGAATAA
- a CDS encoding pitrilysin family protein: MINKYTCQNGVRIVLENIPTVRSVAIGVWIGTGSRNEDPQTNGISHFLEHMFFKGTTTRSAKEIAESFDSIGGQVNAFTSKEYTCYYAKVLDTHSKFALDVLADMFFNSTFVEEELKKEKNVVLEEIKMYEDTPDDIVHDLLSRAVYENHPLGYPILGTEETLNTFTGDSLKEYIHERYTPENVVISIAGNVSESFIKEVENYFGSYQGGAKETPENVPVFHANRMSRKKETEQAHLCIGFEGLKVGHEDVYSLITLNNILGGSMSSRLFQEVREQRGLAYSVFSYHSAYQDSGVVTVYGGTGAKQLDVLFETIQETLEKLKQTGITEKELTNSKEQLKGSLMLSLESTNSRMSRNGKNELLLKRHRSLDEIIEQIDQVTKNSVDEMARSIFTDKYSVTLISPNGEFPSKL; this comes from the coding sequence ATGATTAATAAGTACACATGCCAAAACGGAGTAAGAATTGTATTAGAAAATATACCAACTGTTCGATCTGTAGCAATTGGTGTATGGATTGGAACGGGTTCTAGAAATGAAGATCCGCAAACAAATGGGATTTCCCATTTCCTTGAACACATGTTTTTTAAAGGGACTACCACACGTTCAGCAAAGGAAATTGCTGAATCCTTTGATAGTATTGGTGGTCAGGTGAACGCTTTTACTTCTAAGGAGTATACATGCTATTATGCAAAGGTATTAGATACACATTCTAAGTTTGCATTAGATGTATTAGCTGACATGTTCTTTAACTCCACTTTTGTTGAAGAGGAATTAAAGAAAGAAAAAAATGTCGTTCTTGAAGAAATAAAAATGTACGAAGATACTCCGGATGACATTGTTCATGATTTATTGAGCAGAGCTGTATATGAAAACCATCCGTTAGGTTATCCGATTTTAGGTACAGAAGAAACGCTTAATACTTTTACAGGTGATTCGTTGAAGGAATATATTCACGAAAGATATACACCTGAGAATGTGGTCATTTCGATCGCTGGAAACGTATCTGAATCATTTATTAAAGAAGTTGAAAATTATTTTGGATCCTACCAGGGTGGAGCAAAAGAAACCCCTGAAAATGTTCCAGTATTCCATGCTAATAGAATGTCACGCAAAAAAGAAACAGAACAAGCACATTTATGCATTGGCTTTGAAGGATTAAAGGTTGGCCATGAAGATGTTTATAGTTTAATTACTCTAAATAACATACTGGGCGGAAGTATGAGTTCTAGACTATTCCAAGAAGTGCGTGAACAAAGAGGTCTCGCATATTCTGTATTCTCCTATCATTCTGCTTACCAAGATAGTGGTGTGGTTACAGTTTATGGAGGCACTGGTGCAAAGCAGTTGGATGTTTTATTTGAAACAATCCAGGAAACATTGGAAAAACTTAAACAAACTGGAATTACTGAAAAAGAATTAACCAATAGCAAAGAGCAGCTCAAAGGCAGCTTGATGTTAAGCTTAGAAAGTACGAACAGCCGAATGAGTAGAAATGGTAAAAATGAACTTCTGTTAAAGCGTCATCGCTCACTAGATGAGATTATTGAACAAATTGATCAGGTTACAAAAAATAGTGTAGATGAAATGGCTAGATCTATTTTTACTGATAAATATTCGGTCACATTGATCAGTCCTAATGGGGAATTCCCATCAAAATTATAA
- a CDS encoding DUF503 domain-containing protein, with protein MIIGVAECECIIYDAHSLKEKRAVLLRILTRLKQKFNVSVSEVDFQDVWQRTKIAIVVVTSSRVSTEQELQNALKLIDSFPEIERTITEIDWL; from the coding sequence ATGATCATAGGTGTTGCCGAGTGTGAATGTATCATCTATGATGCTCATTCATTAAAAGAGAAACGAGCAGTTTTGTTGAGAATTCTAACTCGTCTTAAACAGAAATTTAATGTTTCTGTTTCTGAGGTTGATTTCCAAGATGTGTGGCAAAGGACGAAAATAGCCATTGTCGTTGTTACCTCGTCAAGAGTATCAACAGAGCAAGAATTGCAAAACGCACTTAAATTAATTGACTCGTTTCCAGAAATAGAACGTACGATCACCGAGATTGATTGGCTTTAA
- the infB gene encoding translation initiation factor IF-2, giving the protein MSKIRVYEYAKKHNISSKEIITKLKEMNIEVSNHMATIEDADVKKLDATFNKKENNANTQQKQTSGGQQQRSNGRPAQQQQRSNQRAAQSGQKTHVQSKNAPKAFEEAADKSPAPSKVKVVSPPKAGEGKKQNQEYQSKENKVFSNADKAKAKPYNNNQNRNNRNNNNKKKAHTPVQQAQPQKKKEKELPAKITFSESLTVGELAKKIYREPSEIIKKLFMLGVMATINQVLDKDAIELIASEYGVEVEEEIKIDTTDLEVYFTEDTAEDLVERPSVVTIMGHVDHGKTTLLDSIRNTKVTEGEAGGITQHIGAYQVVENGKKITFLDTPGHAAFTTMRARGAKITDITILVVAADDGVMPQTVEAINHAKAAEVPIIVAVNKMDKEAANADRVMQELTEHGLVAEAWGGDTIFVPLSAKTGEGIDTLLEMILLVSEVEEYKANPNRNAVGTVIEAQLDKGRGSVATLLVQNGTLKIGDPIVVGNTFGRVRAMVNDKGRRVKDAGPSTPVEITGLNDVPQAGDRFVVFEDEKTARQVGEARAQTALVAQRGEKSVVSLETLFDQLKQGEMKDLNIILKADVQGSAEAVAASLQKIDVEGVNIKIIHSGAGAINESDISLAAASNAIVIGFNVRPDVNAKRAAEAEKVDVRLHRIIYKVIEEIEAAMKGMLDPEFQEKIIGQAEVRQTFKVSKVGTIAGSYVTDGKITRDSGIRLIRNGVVIFEGQIDALKRFKDDAKEVSQGYECGVTIKNFNDVKEGDIIEAYVMEEIERK; this is encoded by the coding sequence ATGAGTAAAATCCGTGTATATGAATACGCAAAAAAACACAACATTTCAAGTAAAGAAATTATTACAAAACTAAAAGAAATGAATATAGAGGTTTCTAACCATATGGCAACAATAGAAGATGCAGACGTAAAAAAACTTGATGCGACATTTAACAAGAAAGAAAATAATGCGAATACTCAACAAAAACAAACGAGCGGCGGGCAGCAACAACGTTCAAATGGACGTCCTGCTCAACAACAACAACGTTCAAATCAAAGAGCGGCACAGTCTGGGCAAAAAACACATGTACAGTCTAAAAATGCACCTAAAGCGTTTGAGGAAGCTGCAGATAAATCTCCTGCTCCAAGTAAGGTGAAAGTAGTCTCTCCACCAAAAGCGGGTGAAGGCAAAAAACAGAACCAAGAATATCAATCAAAAGAAAACAAAGTCTTCAGCAATGCAGATAAAGCTAAGGCTAAGCCTTATAATAATAACCAAAATCGTAATAACCGTAATAACAATAACAAGAAGAAGGCTCATACGCCAGTTCAGCAAGCACAGCCGCAGAAGAAAAAGGAAAAAGAGCTTCCTGCTAAAATTACTTTTAGTGAGTCTCTAACTGTGGGAGAACTGGCAAAAAAAATCTATCGTGAACCTTCAGAAATTATTAAAAAGCTGTTTATGCTTGGTGTAATGGCTACCATCAACCAAGTCTTGGATAAAGATGCTATTGAATTGATTGCAAGTGAATATGGTGTCGAAGTGGAAGAAGAAATTAAAATTGACACAACAGATCTTGAAGTTTATTTCACTGAAGATACAGCAGAAGATTTAGTGGAAAGACCTTCTGTAGTAACAATTATGGGTCACGTTGACCACGGTAAAACAACCCTTCTTGACTCTATTCGTAATACAAAGGTTACTGAAGGAGAAGCTGGAGGTATTACCCAGCATATCGGTGCCTATCAAGTAGTTGAAAATGGAAAGAAAATCACTTTCCTTGATACACCTGGACACGCTGCATTTACAACGATGCGTGCTCGTGGGGCTAAGATCACTGATATTACCATTCTTGTGGTAGCAGCAGATGATGGTGTTATGCCACAAACCGTTGAAGCCATTAACCATGCAAAAGCAGCGGAAGTTCCAATTATTGTAGCTGTAAATAAGATGGATAAAGAAGCTGCAAATGCAGATCGTGTTATGCAGGAATTGACTGAACATGGATTAGTAGCAGAAGCTTGGGGTGGAGATACTATCTTTGTACCACTTTCTGCGAAAACTGGTGAAGGAATCGATACATTGCTTGAAATGATTCTACTTGTAAGTGAAGTAGAAGAATATAAAGCAAACCCAAATCGAAATGCTGTTGGTACTGTAATCGAAGCACAATTAGATAAGGGTCGTGGTTCTGTCGCTACATTACTAGTACAAAACGGTACATTAAAAATTGGTGATCCAATTGTAGTAGGAAATACATTTGGTCGTGTCCGTGCAATGGTAAATGATAAAGGCCGCCGCGTAAAAGATGCTGGACCATCAACACCAGTTGAAATCACAGGGCTAAATGATGTTCCACAAGCAGGGGACCGCTTCGTTGTATTTGAAGACGAAAAAACAGCTCGTCAGGTTGGGGAAGCACGTGCTCAAACTGCTTTGGTAGCTCAACGTGGTGAAAAATCGGTTGTCAGTCTTGAAACACTATTCGACCAATTGAAGCAAGGTGAAATGAAGGACTTAAACATCATTCTAAAAGCAGATGTTCAAGGTTCTGCTGAAGCCGTAGCTGCTTCATTGCAAAAAATAGATGTAGAAGGCGTTAACATTAAAATTATTCATAGTGGTGCTGGAGCAATCAATGAATCGGATATTAGTCTTGCAGCTGCTTCTAATGCAATTGTAATCGGCTTTAACGTTCGTCCAGATGTAAATGCCAAACGTGCTGCAGAAGCTGAAAAGGTTGATGTTCGTCTGCACCGTATCATTTACAAAGTAATTGAAGAAATTGAAGCAGCCATGAAGGGTATGCTTGATCCTGAGTTCCAAGAAAAGATTATTGGTCAAGCAGAAGTCCGTCAAACATTTAAGGTTTCAAAAGTAGGAACAATTGCAGGTTCCTATGTTACGGATGGTAAAATTACTCGTGATAGCGGAATCCGCTTGATCCGAAACGGAGTAGTTATCTTTGAAGGACAAATCGATGCCTTAAAACGATTCAAAGATGATGCAAAAGAAGTTTCACAAGGGTATGAATGTGGTGTTACCATTAAAAACTTCAATGATGTTAAAGAAGGAGATATCATTGAAGCCTACGTAATGGAAGAAATTGAACGTAAATGA
- the ribF gene encoding bifunctional riboflavin kinase/FAD synthetase, translated as MEVKRLSFPYNIASNDFPPLAIALGYFDGVHRGHQQVILEAIKQAKEKGLRSAVMTFDPHPSVVLGKNKKHVQYITPLSDKIKILEELGVDYLFIVHFTPEFANLLPQEFIDQYIIELNVKHVVAGFDYSYGRMGKGTMETLPFHARDQFSYSVVPKLTLGEEKVSSTRIRQLLNEARVDELPELLGRYYFTTGQVIHGDKRGRTIGFPTANIGLNEEYIIPPLGVYAVKMKVNGNWYNGVCNVGYKPTFNKEALKLSVEVHLFEFNQEIYGEEVVVEWHLYLRKEQKFSGIQELVAQIEKDKQRALEYFETNRQSS; from the coding sequence TTGGAAGTCAAACGGCTTAGTTTTCCTTATAACATAGCAAGCAACGATTTTCCTCCTCTAGCAATAGCATTGGGCTATTTTGATGGTGTACATCGAGGACATCAACAAGTAATTCTTGAGGCAATAAAACAAGCAAAAGAGAAGGGGCTTCGAAGTGCAGTTATGACTTTTGATCCGCATCCCTCTGTTGTGTTGGGAAAGAACAAGAAGCATGTACAATATATAACGCCCTTATCTGATAAAATTAAAATTCTTGAGGAACTTGGTGTAGACTATTTATTTATTGTCCATTTTACACCTGAGTTTGCCAACCTACTCCCGCAAGAATTTATTGATCAATATATCATTGAGTTAAACGTAAAGCATGTGGTTGCAGGGTTTGATTACTCTTATGGAAGAATGGGCAAAGGGACTATGGAGACCCTGCCTTTTCATGCAAGAGATCAATTTTCTTATTCTGTTGTACCAAAACTTACTTTGGGCGAGGAGAAAGTAAGTTCAACAAGAATTCGTCAGCTGCTTAATGAAGCCAGAGTAGATGAACTGCCTGAACTACTTGGAAGATATTATTTTACAACTGGTCAAGTGATTCATGGAGATAAGCGTGGGAGGACCATTGGTTTTCCGACAGCAAATATAGGCCTGAACGAAGAATATATCATCCCACCTTTGGGTGTGTATGCTGTTAAGATGAAGGTGAATGGCAACTGGTATAACGGTGTATGCAATGTCGGCTATAAACCAACATTTAATAAAGAAGCATTAAAGCTTTCCGTTGAAGTTCATTTATTTGAATTTAATCAGGAAATTTATGGTGAAGAAGTTGTCGTTGAGTGGCACCTTTATTTGCGAAAAGAACAAAAGTTCTCCGGAATACAAGAACTAGTAGCCCAAATAGAAAAAGATAAGCAAAGGGCATTAGAATATTTTGAAACGAATCGACAATCTTCATGA
- the truB gene encoding tRNA pseudouridine(55) synthase TruB yields MEGILPLFKPAGLTSHDCIFKLRKILKTKKVGHTGTLDPDVTGVLPICIGKATKVAEYITDAGKAYEGEVTIGFSTTTEDASGEVVAKKDVDRTIRREEIQMVLDSLTGEIEQTPPMFSAVKVGGVRLYEYARKGIEVERPSRMVTIYSIELLDDRTEFSGETVRFRFRVSCSKGTYIRTLAVMIGEKLGYPAHMSKLIRIQSAAFTLEDCLTFEDVEKLMEAGEISNVLRPLETALSYLPKLKINDKVAEKVKNGAVLQIPDHLKTTNGPIIAETEDGLALAIYAKHPSKPGLLKPVKVLRNE; encoded by the coding sequence GTGGAAGGTATATTACCATTATTCAAACCTGCGGGGCTGACTTCCCATGATTGTATTTTTAAACTAAGAAAGATTTTAAAAACAAAAAAAGTGGGACATACAGGAACACTTGATCCGGATGTAACGGGTGTTCTCCCAATTTGTATAGGGAAGGCAACCAAAGTTGCTGAGTATATTACAGACGCTGGAAAAGCATACGAAGGAGAAGTTACGATTGGTTTCTCTACCACAACGGAAGATGCATCCGGTGAAGTGGTTGCAAAAAAAGATGTGGACCGAACCATTCGTCGAGAAGAAATTCAAATGGTCCTTGATTCCTTGACGGGAGAAATTGAACAAACCCCACCGATGTTTTCAGCCGTAAAGGTTGGAGGGGTACGTCTGTACGAGTATGCTCGAAAAGGTATTGAAGTAGAACGCCCTTCTAGGATGGTAACGATATATTCAATTGAACTACTGGATGATCGGACAGAATTTTCAGGTGAAACAGTACGTTTTCGTTTTAGAGTTAGTTGCAGTAAAGGGACTTATATTCGCACCTTAGCAGTCATGATTGGTGAAAAATTAGGATACCCTGCACACATGTCTAAACTAATAAGAATCCAGTCGGCGGCCTTTACGTTAGAAGATTGCCTAACATTTGAAGATGTCGAGAAGCTGATGGAGGCGGGAGAAATTTCAAACGTTTTAAGGCCGTTAGAGACCGCACTTTCTTATTTGCCGAAATTAAAGATTAATGATAAAGTAGCAGAGAAAGTGAAAAATGGAGCAGTATTGCAGATACCTGACCATTTAAAAACAACTAACGGACCGATTATCGCTGAGACGGAAGATGGACTGGCTCTTGCCATTTACGCCAAACATCCTAGTAAGCCAGGCCTTCTTAAACCTGTCAAGGTATTGCGAAATGAATAA
- the rpsO gene encoding 30S ribosomal protein S15 yields the protein MAITQERKNELINEFKTHANDTGSAEVQIAVLTESINNLNEHLRTHKKDHHSRRGLLKMVGKRRNLLTFLRNKDVQRYRELINKLGLRR from the coding sequence ATGGCAATCACACAAGAACGTAAAAACGAACTTATCAATGAGTTCAAAACTCATGCAAACGACACTGGATCTGCAGAAGTTCAAATCGCTGTCCTTACTGAATCAATCAATAACTTGAACGAGCACTTACGTACTCACAAGAAAGATCACCACTCACGTCGCGGTCTTTTAAAAATGGTTGGTAAACGTCGTAATCTTTTAACTTTCCTACGTAACAAAGACGTTCAACGTTACCGTGAGTTAATCAATAAGCTTGGTCTACGTCGTTAG
- a CDS encoding YlmC/YmxH family sporulation protein, with translation MRLSELSGKEIVDVKRAERLGVLGQTDLEINESTGQIQALLIPSLKWFGFRKQGEEIRVPWQHIKKIGSDMIIIDVPEEQ, from the coding sequence ATGAGGTTAAGCGAACTAAGCGGTAAAGAAATTGTAGATGTAAAAAGGGCGGAGCGACTAGGTGTACTCGGACAAACAGACTTAGAAATCAATGAGAGTACAGGCCAAATACAAGCGTTACTGATCCCATCATTAAAATGGTTTGGTTTTAGAAAGCAAGGGGAAGAAATCAGAGTTCCATGGCAACATATTAAGAAAATCGGTTCCGATATGATTATCATTGATGTTCCTGAAGAACAATGA
- the pnp gene encoding polyribonucleotide nucleotidyltransferase, with translation MEQTKHEYSMEWAGRKLTVEIGQLAKQANGAVMVRYGDTAVLSTATASKEPKNLDFFPLTVNYEERLYAVGKIPGGFIKREGRPSEKAILASRLIDRPIRPLFADGFRNDVQVISIVMSVDQDCSTEMAAMFGSSLALSTSDIPFEGPIAGVIVGRVNNEFVINPTVEQAEQSDIHLTVAGTKDAINMVEAGALEVPEETMLEAIMFGHDHIKQLIEFQEKIVAEIGKPKMEITLFELDKELEAEVREFCEADMVKAIQVQEKHAREAAIKEVKNQVIAKYEEQEATDEDLKQVKQILDKIVKGEVRRLITVEKVRPDGRKIDEIRPLSSLVGLLPRTHGSGLFTRGQTQALSICTLGAMGDVQILDGLGIEEEKRFMHHYNFPSFSVGETGPIRGPGRREIGHGALGERALEPVIPSEKDFPYTIRLVSEVLESNGSTSQASICASTLAMMDAGVPIKSPVAGIAMGLVKSGEYYTVLSDIQGMEDHLGDMDFKVAGTAKGVTALQMDIKIEGLSREILEEALQQAKVGRMHILNSMLATITEPRAELSKFAPKILTMTINPDKIRDVIGPSGKQINKIIEETGVKIDIEQDGTVFIASTDQEMNQKAKKIIEDIVREVQVGEMYLGKVKRIEKFGAFVEIFSGKDGLVHISELAEERVGKVEDVVKIGDELLVKVTEIDKQGRVNLSRKAVLKEQREKAESQQ, from the coding sequence ATGGAACAAACGAAACATGAATATTCTATGGAATGGGCAGGCCGAAAATTAACAGTTGAAATTGGACAGTTAGCTAAACAAGCTAATGGCGCGGTTATGGTCCGCTATGGAGATACAGCAGTATTAAGTACAGCTACAGCTTCAAAAGAGCCGAAAAATCTCGATTTTTTCCCATTAACTGTAAACTACGAAGAGCGTTTATATGCAGTCGGAAAAATTCCCGGAGGCTTTATTAAACGTGAAGGTCGTCCTAGCGAAAAAGCGATTTTGGCTAGTCGTCTAATTGACAGACCGATTCGACCACTTTTTGCTGATGGATTCCGTAATGATGTTCAGGTAATCAGTATTGTCATGAGTGTCGATCAAGATTGTTCTACTGAAATGGCTGCAATGTTTGGGTCATCCCTAGCATTAAGTACTTCAGATATTCCATTTGAAGGGCCAATTGCTGGCGTTATCGTAGGCAGAGTCAATAATGAGTTTGTTATTAACCCAACTGTTGAACAAGCTGAACAAAGTGATATTCATTTAACAGTTGCTGGAACTAAAGATGCGATCAACATGGTTGAAGCAGGTGCACTTGAAGTACCTGAGGAAACGATGCTTGAGGCAATTATGTTTGGCCATGACCATATTAAACAATTAATTGAGTTCCAAGAAAAAATTGTTGCAGAAATTGGTAAGCCAAAAATGGAAATTACACTTTTTGAACTTGATAAAGAGCTTGAAGCTGAAGTTAGAGAGTTTTGTGAAGCTGATATGGTGAAGGCAATTCAAGTTCAAGAAAAGCATGCACGCGAAGCTGCTATTAAAGAAGTAAAAAATCAAGTAATTGCTAAATATGAGGAACAAGAAGCAACAGATGAAGACTTGAAACAAGTAAAACAAATCTTGGACAAGATTGTTAAAGGTGAAGTTCGCCGTTTAATCACAGTGGAAAAAGTACGTCCAGACGGTCGTAAAATCGATGAGATTCGTCCATTGTCATCACTTGTAGGTTTACTACCTCGAACACACGGTTCAGGTTTGTTTACTCGTGGACAAACTCAAGCGTTAAGTATTTGTACACTAGGAGCAATGGGTGACGTACAAATTCTTGATGGCTTAGGTATTGAGGAAGAAAAGCGCTTTATGCATCATTATAATTTCCCTTCCTTTAGTGTTGGGGAAACTGGTCCAATTCGTGGACCAGGACGTCGTGAAATTGGACATGGTGCACTAGGTGAGCGTGCATTAGAGCCAGTGATTCCTTCTGAAAAGGATTTCCCATATACAATCCGTCTAGTTTCTGAAGTTCTTGAATCAAATGGATCAACATCACAAGCAAGTATTTGTGCTAGTACGCTTGCAATGATGGATGCTGGTGTACCCATAAAGTCTCCAGTTGCAGGAATTGCGATGGGCCTAGTTAAATCAGGTGAATACTACACTGTTTTATCTGACATTCAAGGGATGGAAGATCACCTAGGTGATATGGACTTTAAAGTAGCAGGGACTGCTAAAGGGGTTACTGCCCTTCAAATGGATATTAAGATTGAAGGACTTTCCCGTGAGATACTAGAGGAAGCTTTGCAACAGGCAAAAGTAGGTAGAATGCATATTTTAAATTCAATGTTAGCTACTATTACTGAACCAAGAGCCGAGCTTTCAAAATTTGCTCCAAAAATCTTAACGATGACAATCAATCCAGATAAGATTCGTGATGTAATTGGACCAAGCGGAAAGCAAATCAATAAAATTATTGAGGAAACAGGCGTTAAGATCGATATTGAGCAAGACGGAACTGTTTTTATTGCTTCAACTGATCAAGAAATGAATCAAAAAGCCAAGAAAATCATCGAAGACATTGTTCGTGAAGTACAAGTTGGAGAAATGTATCTTGGTAAGGTAAAACGGATTGAAAAATTCGGTGCCTTTGTAGAAATCTTCTCAGGAAAAGATGGTCTAGTCCATATCTCTGAGCTTGCTGAAGAGCGCGTAGGTAAAGTAGAAGATGTCGTGAAAATCGGTGATGAACTTTTAGTTAAAGTAACTGAAATCGATAAACAAGGCAGAGTAAACTTGTCTCGTAAAGCTGTACTAAAAGAACAACGTGAAAAGGCTGAGAGCCAGCAATAA
- the dpaA gene encoding dipicolinic acid synthetase subunit A, with product MLTGMQIAVIGGDARQLEIIRKLTELDAKLSLIGFEQLDHAFTGAVKEKLDEVDFSTVDALILPVPGTNLEGHVETIFSNEKVVLTGDLISKTPEHCSIYSGISNSYLNGITKDSKRTLIQLFERDDVAIYNSIPTVEGTIMMAIQHTDFTIHGSNVTVLGLGRVGMSVARTFAALGAKVKVGARKSEHLARITEMGLTPFHLNNLVNEVKDTDILINTAPHLIVTAMVISKLPSHSLIIDLASKPGGTDFRYAEKRGIKALLAPGLPGIVAPKTAGQILANVLAQLLQDDLRKRKGKVK from the coding sequence ATGCTGACAGGGATGCAGATAGCCGTGATTGGCGGTGATGCCAGACAGCTGGAAATCATCCGCAAGTTAACCGAATTGGACGCGAAATTATCGCTTATTGGTTTTGAGCAGTTAGACCATGCCTTTACTGGAGCGGTCAAGGAAAAATTGGATGAGGTTGATTTCTCTACAGTAGACGCACTGATTTTACCAGTGCCAGGCACAAATTTAGAGGGACACGTTGAAACAATCTTCTCCAATGAAAAGGTTGTTTTAACAGGAGACCTCATCAGTAAGACGCCTGAACATTGTTCCATTTATTCCGGGATCAGTAACTCCTATCTTAATGGGATAACGAAGGATAGCAAAAGAACTCTCATCCAATTATTCGAAAGGGATGATGTAGCCATCTATAATTCCATTCCTACAGTTGAAGGAACAATTATGATGGCAATCCAGCATACGGATTTCACGATTCACGGATCCAATGTTACCGTATTAGGCTTAGGCAGAGTTGGGATGAGTGTGGCAAGAACGTTTGCTGCACTTGGAGCTAAAGTAAAGGTAGGCGCTAGAAAAAGTGAACATTTAGCAAGAATCACAGAAATGGGATTAACACCATTTCATTTAAATAATCTTGTGAATGAAGTGAAGGATACCGATATTTTAATAAATACCGCACCGCATTTAATTGTTACGGCAATGGTCATTTCCAAACTACCTTCACATTCCCTCATCATTGACCTTGCTTCAAAGCCTGGGGGTACTGACTTCCGTTACGCAGAAAAAAGAGGAATAAAAGCTTTACTTGCTCCGGGCTTGCCAGGAATTGTTGCACCAAAAACAGCTGGCCAAATTTTAGCGAATGTTTTGGCCCAACTGCTTCAAGATGATTTACGAAAGCGAAAGGGGAAAGTGAAATGA